From one Bacteroides eggerthii genomic stretch:
- a CDS encoding cellulase family glycosylhydrolase yields MKNMKNTVSILLFLFVFLSACSDDSIPEKLKPEPPQPDVEEPNPDDDSENCGNNQNSVLPALSVVGRYLKNEKGEIINLHGFTQTYSPFFNNNAWNNYDVQGCLNYNKSMVDGILAAGWKFNFVRMHLDPYWSDDPAMQSVRYEGHERFSEFRFRKYLDELFVPMAEYFMSKGMYVVMRPPGVCPNEAPYQGIELGDSYQQFLLKVWNIVSQHPKLKNNTGVMFELANEPVKIKGTDGTYGSTGDGHFQNLQLYFQAIVDKIRANSRNIIWVPGLSYQSSYAGYAKYRIQGENIGFAVHCYPGWYGSDAEEDSSEGIGSSTGGGYESFQRGWDAQVGPVAAFAPIMVTEIDWAPKKYNATWGKSITGVAGEKGFGANFKYIADNSGNVSWLFFTTRSHELAAFKDIPGTSGNYTFLNDPEACPWAMYHWFKEYADGVVVNGAPVRLELMGQEGTLNLPMGGVNYLKVRAVYSDGSTRMVTAEADISSSNSSVLAVERAGKLVGVAPGNATVTINYQHPVTRASGTLTLAVTVLHPFSLTKEAFDPSIWEKGSFDENTRTLITGQYGFGGWQFSSGLNLSAYRTITVELGNDNTSGASFRIFDKNNYWTDPATYDFGSSRKVTVDLQNMKDKNGTKIDPSHLYIVGFWSTGNKPIIINRVNLE; encoded by the coding sequence ATGAAAAACATGAAAAATACAGTAAGTATTCTTTTATTTTTGTTCGTGTTTCTCTCAGCTTGTTCCGATGATTCGATACCGGAGAAGTTGAAACCAGAACCACCCCAACCGGATGTGGAAGAACCAAACCCCGATGATGATTCGGAAAATTGTGGAAATAATCAAAACAGTGTGTTACCCGCTTTGAGTGTGGTGGGGCGTTATTTGAAAAATGAAAAGGGAGAAATCATTAATCTGCATGGTTTTACACAGACTTACAGCCCTTTCTTTAATAATAATGCTTGGAATAATTATGATGTGCAGGGCTGTCTCAATTATAATAAGAGTATGGTGGACGGGATTCTAGCTGCCGGCTGGAAGTTTAACTTTGTACGAATGCACCTCGATCCTTATTGGAGCGATGATCCTGCTATGCAGTCTGTACGGTATGAGGGGCATGAACGTTTCTCCGAGTTCCGTTTCCGGAAGTATCTTGATGAATTGTTTGTACCGATGGCGGAATATTTTATGTCCAAGGGCATGTACGTAGTGATGCGTCCGCCGGGTGTATGCCCCAACGAAGCACCCTATCAGGGGATTGAGTTGGGAGACTCTTATCAGCAGTTCTTGCTCAAGGTATGGAATATCGTTTCACAACATCCTAAATTGAAAAACAACACTGGCGTAATGTTCGAACTTGCCAATGAACCCGTCAAGATAAAAGGTACGGACGGTACTTATGGCAGTACGGGTGACGGGCATTTCCAGAACCTTCAACTCTATTTCCAAGCCATAGTAGATAAGATTCGTGCCAACAGCCGTAATATTATCTGGGTACCGGGATTGTCTTATCAGTCGTCTTATGCCGGTTATGCTAAATACCGTATCCAAGGTGAGAATATCGGTTTTGCCGTACATTGCTATCCCGGTTGGTATGGCAGTGACGCTGAGGAAGACAGTAGCGAAGGTATAGGCTCTTCTACCGGTGGAGGTTATGAAAGCTTCCAGCGTGGTTGGGATGCCCAAGTAGGGCCGGTGGCGGCTTTTGCTCCTATCATGGTGACTGAAATAGACTGGGCGCCCAAGAAGTACAATGCCACTTGGGGAAAGAGTATAACGGGAGTGGCAGGAGAAAAGGGCTTTGGGGCCAACTTCAAATATATTGCCGATAATTCGGGTAATGTATCCTGGCTTTTCTTTACCACGAGGTCACATGAACTGGCAGCTTTTAAAGATATACCGGGCACTTCCGGCAATTATACGTTCCTCAATGATCCTGAGGCTTGCCCATGGGCTATGTACCATTGGTTTAAGGAGTATGCCGATGGTGTGGTGGTGAACGGTGCACCTGTAAGATTGGAACTTATGGGGCAGGAGGGTACTTTGAACTTGCCGATGGGTGGAGTGAATTACCTTAAAGTACGCGCTGTCTATTCCGACGGTTCTACACGAATGGTTACGGCAGAAGCCGATATCAGCAGTTCCAACTCTTCAGTGCTGGCTGTGGAGCGGGCGGGCAAACTGGTAGGAGTTGCTCCGGGAAATGCAACAGTGACAATAAACTATCAGCATCCTGTGACGAGAGCTTCCGGTACACTGACACTTGCAGTTACGGTTCTTCATCCTTTTTCATTGACGAAAGAAGCTTTTGATCCTTCTATCTGGGAAAAAGGCAGCTTTGATGAAAATACTCGCACGTTGATAACCGGACAATATGGCTTTGGTGGTTGGCAATTCTCTTCCGGACTGAATCTTTCTGCTTATCGCACGATAACTGTGGAACTGGGCAATGATAATACGAGTGGTGCCTCTTTTCGCATCTTTGACAAAAATAATTATTGGACGGATCCCGCGACCTACGATTTCGGTTCATCACGTAAGGTTACAGTAGACCTGCAAAATATGAAAGACAAGAACGGAACAAAGATTGATCCTTCTCATTTATACATTGTCGGATTCTGGTCTACTGGTAACAAGCCGATTATTATAAATCGGGTAAACTTGGAATGA
- a CDS encoding HU family DNA-binding protein gives MAAEYDFQRKPNPKGDGELQPLYPRIVNRGTITTKRLVSDISHASSFTPGDIEGLLAAFEDRISYYLSEGHHVQLGNMGYFSAGLVSRPVEDKKEIHAQSIFFGKVHFRVSPGFRKQCAGFVERVKAGYGFRHSAEISGAERYRRLLAFLETHPFITRKDYSGITGLLKNKALNDLNLLVKKGYLTTVGQGSHKVYVKADNEKIIVGEKTEN, from the coding sequence ATGGCAGCAGAATATGACTTCCAAAGAAAGCCCAATCCAAAAGGCGACGGCGAGTTACAACCCCTTTATCCCCGCATCGTAAACAGGGGAACTATCACTACCAAACGGCTGGTGAGTGATATTTCACATGCATCCAGCTTTACTCCCGGAGACATCGAAGGATTATTGGCGGCATTTGAGGACCGCATTTCCTACTATCTTTCCGAAGGGCATCATGTGCAGCTGGGCAACATGGGATATTTCTCGGCAGGACTGGTGTCCCGTCCGGTGGAGGACAAGAAGGAGATTCATGCACAGAGCATATTCTTCGGCAAAGTACATTTTCGGGTATCCCCTGGCTTTCGTAAGCAGTGCGCAGGTTTTGTGGAACGTGTCAAGGCGGGATATGGCTTCAGGCATAGTGCCGAAATCAGTGGTGCGGAACGTTACCGTCGACTATTGGCTTTTTTGGAGACACATCCTTTCATTACCCGCAAAGATTATAGCGGTATTACGGGACTTTTGAAGAATAAAGCACTGAATGATCTTAATTTGTTGGTGAAAAAAGGATACTTGACAACAGTGGGACAAGGTTCGCATAAAGTATATGTAAAGGCTGATAATGAAAAGATTATAGTGGGAGAAAAGACCGAAAACTAA
- a CDS encoding BT4734/BF3469 family protein codes for MRTILEYTSGNSGGHYEHIDRLPHICPALEYGRAHEGKQRVKRCNSIVLLEVRNLSGLSEVEPVKEQVSLLPQTYATFVGSSIQEMYRYASFIGTNNFSINTKKRGTESKRTNKGIQYHIVRSSIFSKKQVTANYCRHLPTHLPTQTNNHLYLVHLSGKYLPLQRILFSMSVFVY; via the coding sequence TTGCGTACTATACTGGAATATACAAGTGGCAACAGCGGTGGACATTACGAACACATAGACCGCCTGCCACACATCTGTCCCGCATTGGAATATGGACGTGCACACGAGGGCAAGCAGCGAGTGAAACGTTGCAACAGCATTGTACTGCTGGAAGTGCGGAACCTTTCCGGGCTGTCGGAAGTGGAGCCGGTGAAAGAGCAGGTGTCACTATTGCCGCAGACCTATGCCACATTTGTCGGAAGCAGTATTCAAGAGATGTACCGCTATGCTTCGTTCATAGGGACGAACAACTTTTCCATTAATACTAAAAAACGTGGAACAGAATCAAAGAGAACAAACAAAGGCATACAATACCACATTGTAAGGTCTTCAATTTTCTCAAAAAAACAAGTGACGGCAAATTATTGCCGTCACTTACCTACGCACTTGCCAACACAAACCAACAATCACTTATATTTAGTACATCTTTCAGGGAAATACCTTCCTTTGCAGCGTATTTTGTTTTCCATGTCAGTTTTTGTTTACTAA
- a CDS encoding alpha/beta hydrolase-fold protein, with amino-acid sequence MKKIITLFGAFALLTNLNSLSYAQVLEDFRPSSVNQLGKAYPQVNSEGRVRAQLYAPEAKKVQLDIGGVKYDMIKNEQGFWTGESERQQEGFHYYQLNVDGASVPDPGTKYFYGAGRWGSGIEIPARDEDFYALKDVPHGLVSELNYYSKITQSWRRCFVYTPAGYEVNTKRHYPVLYLQHGSFEDETGWGSQGKANLILDNLIAAKKAVPMLIVMDNGYATRPSEQTPFQTTVFEEVLMQEVIPMIDEKFRTLPNRESRAIAGLSMGANQTMRIAMNYPEAFAYYGGFSGTSNYPSTEPLDADTFLGGKFKDGKAVNRQFKSFFLGLGTSEPAPFPGVVKAFRQMLDKQGIKYTYYESPETAHEWLTWRRALHQYAQLLFQ; translated from the coding sequence ATGAAAAAGATTATCACATTATTTGGCGCTTTTGCATTACTGACGAATCTTAATTCGCTCTCTTATGCACAAGTTCTTGAAGATTTCAGACCTTCAAGCGTAAACCAATTAGGGAAAGCATACCCTCAGGTTAATTCCGAAGGGAGGGTACGTGCCCAACTTTATGCACCGGAAGCCAAAAAAGTACAGCTTGATATTGGTGGTGTAAAATATGACATGATAAAGAATGAGCAAGGGTTTTGGACGGGAGAATCAGAACGTCAGCAAGAGGGGTTTCATTATTATCAGTTGAATGTGGATGGGGCATCTGTTCCCGATCCGGGTACGAAATATTTTTATGGTGCAGGACGTTGGGGGAGTGGAATTGAAATTCCGGCACGTGATGAGGATTTTTATGCTTTGAAAGATGTACCTCATGGTTTGGTGAGTGAGTTGAACTATTATTCTAAAATTACACAGTCGTGGAGACGTTGTTTCGTGTATACACCAGCTGGATATGAAGTCAATACGAAGAGGCATTATCCGGTGCTTTATCTTCAGCATGGCAGCTTTGAGGATGAAACGGGTTGGGGCAGTCAGGGTAAAGCGAATTTGATATTGGATAATCTGATTGCTGCGAAGAAAGCAGTCCCGATGCTGATTGTCATGGATAATGGTTATGCAACCAGGCCGAGCGAACAAACTCCTTTCCAGACAACGGTATTTGAGGAAGTGCTGATGCAAGAGGTCATACCAATGATTGATGAGAAGTTCCGTACATTGCCTAATCGTGAGAGCCGGGCTATTGCCGGTTTATCAATGGGGGCAAATCAAACGATGCGCATTGCCATGAATTATCCGGAGGCTTTTGCCTATTATGGTGGTTTTAGCGGTACATCCAACTATCCGAGTACGGAACCTTTGGATGCTGATACTTTTTTAGGTGGAAAATTTAAAGATGGGAAAGCGGTAAACAGGCAATTCAAGTCTTTCTTTCTGGGTTTGGGGACTTCCGAGCCGGCTCCTTTTCCCGGTGTTGTAAAAGCTTTCAGGCAAATGTTGGATAAACAGGGGATAAAATATACCTATTATGAATCTCCTGAAACTGCACATGAGTGGCTGACTTGGCGCAGGGCGTTGCATCAGTACGCACAATTGCTATTTCAATAA
- a CDS encoding TIM-barrel domain-containing protein, whose product MRRSIIIMALCLLTSWTWAQEFQKTTSGIKTTISGKQTDIEIQWFGPNTLRVLKTPQGKSVKKESLSVIAQPQNSGIKITTPGNGCIVMKSQTLTVILNPQTGIITYAKPNGDALLIEQENVKAFTPVNDAGRSTYSVYQGFTTSKEEGLYGLGQLQNGQMMQRGMTKHLVQGNVEDVSPFFQSTKGYGVFWDNYSGTTYTDNEQETSFCSEVGDCIDYYFMYGGSADGVIAEVRALTGDVPMMPLWSYGFMQSKERYKSQEETVGVVKKYRELGIPLDCIIQDWQYWGHNYLWNAMDFQNPAFSRPKDMIDEVHALNARMMISIWSSFGPATKPYRALDKEGLLFDIETWPQSGVDGWPPNLEYPSGVRVYDAYSPKARDIYWEHLNKGIFQLGMDGWWMDSTEPDHFNHKESDFDRQTGLGSYRSVRNAYPLVSVGGVSDHQRALTQDKRVIILTRSGFLGQQRYGSNVWSGDVQSSWDMFRKQITAGLNFSLTGMPHWNSDLGGFFAGSYNTSWGDNSATRNPMYQELYVRWLQFGVFCPMMRSHGADVPREFYWYGKKGEPIYDALVDAVKLRYTLLPYIYSTSWDVTHNRSTFMRALFMDFVNDKQTWNVNDEYMFGKAFLVAPVLHAQYTPEVQQKTLEENEGWNRDSKKSAKTPILTDFTHSKNMEVYLPAGTRWYNFWTNEAIEGGQKLVISTTLNRIPLFVRAGSIVPCGPDVQYTGEKKWDNLTLCVYPGENGNFTLYEDEGDNYNYENGAYTEIPMNWDNASRILTIGARKGEYNGMLQKRQFIVKAIDGNSKTVTYTGKKIRVKL is encoded by the coding sequence ATGAGAAGAAGTATTATCATCATGGCTTTATGCCTGCTCACGTCATGGACATGGGCACAAGAATTCCAGAAAACCACATCGGGTATTAAAACTACTATTTCCGGAAAACAAACCGATATAGAAATTCAGTGGTTCGGTCCCAATACCCTTCGTGTTTTAAAAACGCCCCAAGGCAAAAGCGTTAAAAAAGAAAGTCTTTCTGTCATTGCCCAACCTCAAAACTCCGGTATTAAAATTACTACTCCCGGAAATGGCTGTATTGTCATGAAAAGCCAAACGCTGACAGTGATTCTTAACCCCCAAACAGGTATTATTACTTATGCAAAGCCTAATGGTGACGCATTACTTATTGAACAAGAGAATGTCAAGGCTTTTACTCCTGTTAACGATGCCGGACGCTCCACCTATAGCGTTTATCAAGGCTTCACAACAAGCAAAGAAGAAGGTCTTTACGGACTCGGACAGTTGCAAAATGGGCAAATGATGCAACGTGGCATGACTAAGCATCTGGTCCAAGGCAATGTGGAAGACGTTTCCCCATTTTTCCAATCTACCAAAGGCTACGGAGTGTTCTGGGACAACTACTCAGGTACAACCTACACCGACAACGAGCAGGAAACCTCCTTCTGTTCCGAAGTTGGCGATTGCATAGACTATTACTTTATGTATGGCGGTTCTGCCGATGGAGTTATAGCCGAAGTACGTGCATTGACCGGTGATGTACCGATGATGCCTCTATGGAGTTATGGTTTCATGCAGAGTAAAGAGCGGTATAAAAGCCAGGAAGAAACAGTAGGAGTCGTGAAAAAGTATCGCGAGTTGGGGATTCCCCTGGATTGTATCATTCAAGACTGGCAATACTGGGGGCACAATTATCTTTGGAACGCTATGGATTTTCAGAATCCTGCTTTCAGTCGTCCCAAAGATATGATTGACGAAGTACATGCCCTGAATGCCCGTATGATGATTTCCATCTGGTCCTCATTCGGCCCTGCTACCAAGCCTTACAGAGCTTTGGATAAAGAAGGATTACTCTTCGACATCGAAACCTGGCCGCAATCCGGTGTTGACGGTTGGCCGCCCAACTTGGAATATCCCTCCGGAGTACGTGTATATGATGCTTACAGTCCCAAGGCCCGCGATATTTATTGGGAACATCTCAATAAAGGAATCTTCCAACTTGGCATGGACGGTTGGTGGATGGACTCTACTGAACCGGATCACTTCAACCACAAAGAAAGCGATTTCGACCGTCAGACCGGACTAGGCTCCTACCGTAGTGTACGCAATGCCTATCCACTTGTCAGCGTAGGCGGTGTTTCCGATCATCAACGTGCCCTAACACAAGACAAACGTGTCATCATCCTGACCCGCTCCGGTTTCTTAGGGCAGCAACGTTACGGTTCCAATGTTTGGTCTGGTGATGTCCAATCCTCTTGGGATATGTTCCGCAAACAAATAACAGCAGGGCTAAATTTCTCGCTGACCGGTATGCCTCACTGGAACTCAGACCTCGGTGGCTTCTTTGCCGGTTCATACAATACAAGTTGGGGAGACAACAGTGCAACCCGTAATCCGATGTATCAGGAGCTTTATGTCCGCTGGTTGCAATTTGGTGTTTTCTGTCCAATGATGCGCAGTCATGGCGCTGATGTCCCCCGCGAGTTCTATTGGTACGGCAAAAAAGGCGAACCGATTTACGATGCCTTGGTTGATGCGGTCAAACTACGATACACTCTGCTGCCTTATATCTATTCCACCTCTTGGGATGTAACACATAACCGCTCTACTTTCATGCGTGCACTCTTCATGGATTTCGTGAATGACAAGCAAACATGGAATGTCAATGACGAATACATGTTTGGAAAGGCATTTCTCGTAGCCCCGGTACTTCACGCCCAATACACCCCGGAGGTACAACAAAAGACTTTAGAGGAAAATGAAGGTTGGAACCGTGATTCCAAGAAATCAGCCAAAACACCTATACTTACTGACTTTACCCATTCCAAGAACATGGAAGTCTATCTGCCTGCCGGTACCCGGTGGTATAACTTCTGGACTAATGAAGCCATAGAAGGCGGACAGAAACTTGTCATTTCCACTACTTTAAACCGTATTCCTCTCTTTGTACGTGCCGGCAGTATCGTTCCATGCGGACCGGATGTTCAGTACACCGGCGAAAAGAAGTGGGATAACCTGACCCTATGTGTATATCCCGGCGAGAACGGCAATTTCACCCTTTATGAGGATGAGGGAGACAATTATAACTATGAAAACGGAGCTTATACCGAAATCCCAATGAATTGGGATAATGCCAGTAGAATTCTTACAATCGGTGCACGAAAAGGAGAATACAATGGTATGCTGCAAAAACGTCAATTCATAGTGAAAGCCATAGACGGCAACAGTAAAACAGTGACTTATACAGGAAAAAAAATAAGGGTTAAATTGTAA
- a CDS encoding family 43 glycosylhydrolase: protein MKKQKTLLLLCNLFCCILLPLSAQKPATNPVIYADAPDMSMLRVGDTYYMSSTTMHMSPGVPIMKSNDLVNWKLVNYAYDTLANIPTMNLDDGKNTYGRGSWASCLRYHEGVYYLSTFAQTTGKTYFYTTKNLEKGPWKCTEFSPAYHDHSFFFDEDGHIYMIYGNGKLFLAELKPDLSGVKPGTERVLIENASAPAGDNIMLGAEGSQLFKVNGKYYLFNITWPRGGVRTVIVHRADKITGPYEGRVVFQDRGIAQGGLVDTPDGRWFAYLFEDCGAVGRIPYLVPVEWKDGWPVLGVNGRAPAKLELPDSRGLIPGIVASDDFNRKKGERALPLVWQWNHNPDNALWSLSARKGYLRLTTGRMETSFTQAKNILTQRTIGPVCTGSVSMDVSGMKEGDFAGLSLFQRKYGQVGVKVTDGKKYIVMVNGENETPAEVEKVPLNQQVVYFKAECDFRNKVDKGYFYYSLDGSNWKAIGNVLKMQYTMPHFMGYRFALFNYATKEVGGYADFDYFKIEDKISDCRWEDICYADDKLEGHKLDIYLPDMDEPSYKVVVLIYGSAWFANNMKQAAFQVFGKSLLDKGFAVVSINHRSSGDAKFPAQINDVKAAIRFIRANAAKYKLDTSFIGITGFSSGGHLASLAGTTNGVKSYTIGAKTVDLEGNVGLYPSFSSRVDAVVNWFGPIDMTRMENCNTTKGANSPEAALIGGVPADNLDMLALLNPITYIDKNDPKFIVIHGEADTVVPNCQSIFFSEALRAQGRLEEFISVPGGQHGPVTFNENTLKKMIDFFAREAGI from the coding sequence ATGAAAAAACAAAAAACTCTTTTACTTTTATGTAACTTGTTTTGTTGCATACTATTACCGCTGTCGGCGCAAAAGCCTGCAACTAATCCTGTGATTTATGCTGATGCACCAGATATGTCAATGCTGCGTGTGGGGGATACTTATTACATGAGCAGCACTACGATGCATATGTCTCCGGGAGTTCCTATTATGAAATCAAATGACTTGGTGAATTGGAAATTGGTGAATTATGCTTACGATACGCTTGCCAATATACCTACCATGAACTTGGATGACGGGAAAAATACTTATGGGCGTGGGTCGTGGGCGAGTTGTCTTCGCTATCACGAGGGAGTGTACTATCTCTCCACTTTCGCTCAGACTACGGGCAAGACATATTTTTATACCACTAAAAATCTTGAAAAAGGTCCCTGGAAGTGTACGGAATTCTCTCCCGCTTATCATGATCATTCTTTTTTCTTTGATGAGGACGGGCATATCTACATGATATATGGTAATGGGAAACTCTTTTTGGCAGAGCTGAAACCGGATCTTTCAGGCGTAAAGCCGGGTACGGAGAGGGTGCTGATAGAGAATGCCAGTGCACCGGCCGGAGATAATATCATGCTGGGTGCTGAAGGTTCACAACTTTTCAAGGTAAACGGGAAGTATTATCTTTTTAATATCACTTGGCCACGTGGCGGAGTGCGTACTGTGATTGTGCATCGTGCTGATAAGATAACTGGACCTTATGAAGGACGAGTCGTTTTTCAGGATCGTGGAATTGCACAAGGTGGGCTGGTGGATACACCGGATGGACGCTGGTTTGCTTATCTGTTTGAGGATTGCGGTGCGGTAGGTCGTATTCCTTATCTTGTTCCGGTTGAGTGGAAAGATGGATGGCCTGTTTTGGGTGTGAATGGGCGTGCTCCTGCTAAGTTGGAATTGCCCGATAGTCGTGGACTCATTCCGGGTATTGTTGCTTCTGATGATTTCAACCGGAAGAAAGGAGAGCGTGCCTTGCCGTTAGTATGGCAATGGAATCATAATCCGGACAATGCGTTGTGGTCTCTTTCTGCCCGTAAGGGATATTTGCGGTTGACAACTGGTCGGATGGAGACTTCTTTTACACAAGCTAAGAATATATTGACGCAACGTACTATCGGTCCTGTTTGTACAGGTTCGGTCAGTATGGATGTTTCAGGAATGAAAGAGGGAGACTTTGCGGGACTGTCTCTTTTCCAGCGTAAATATGGACAGGTAGGTGTTAAGGTTACTGATGGCAAGAAATATATTGTGATGGTGAATGGTGAGAATGAAACTCCCGCAGAGGTGGAAAAAGTACCGTTGAACCAGCAGGTTGTTTATTTCAAAGCAGAGTGTGACTTCAGGAACAAAGTCGATAAAGGCTATTTCTATTATAGCTTGGATGGAAGTAATTGGAAAGCTATCGGTAACGTCCTGAAGATGCAATATACCATGCCGCACTTCATGGGCTATCGCTTTGCTTTGTTCAATTACGCAACGAAAGAAGTGGGAGGATATGCTGATTTTGATTATTTTAAGATAGAAGATAAGATTTCCGATTGTCGTTGGGAGGACATCTGTTATGCGGATGACAAACTGGAAGGTCATAAGTTGGATATCTACTTGCCTGATATGGACGAGCCTTCTTATAAGGTGGTGGTACTTATTTATGGCAGTGCCTGGTTTGCTAATAATATGAAACAAGCAGCCTTTCAGGTTTTTGGTAAGTCGTTGCTTGATAAAGGTTTTGCAGTGGTTTCCATTAATCACCGTTCAAGCGGGGATGCCAAATTCCCGGCACAGATTAATGATGTGAAGGCTGCAATTCGTTTCATTCGTGCTAATGCTGCCAAGTATAAGTTGGATACTTCTTTTATAGGAATTACCGGCTTTTCATCGGGTGGACATTTAGCTTCTTTGGCGGGGACAACCAATGGTGTGAAATCTTATACGATAGGGGCTAAGACGGTAGATTTAGAAGGTAATGTAGGGTTGTATCCTTCTTTCAGCAGCCGGGTGGATGCGGTAGTTAATTGGTTCGGACCGATAGATATGACACGCATGGAGAACTGTAATACCACTAAAGGGGCTAATTCTCCTGAGGCAGCTTTGATCGGCGGGGTACCCGCCGATAATTTGGATATGTTGGCTCTTCTAAATCCCATTACTTATATAGATAAAAACGATCCTAAATTTATTGTTATTCATGGTGAAGCGGACACTGTGGTTCCCAATTGTCAAAGTATCTTTTTCTCTGAGGCTCTGAGGGCACAGGGACGTTTGGAAGAATTTATTTCTGTTCCCGGCGGACAACATGGTCCTGTCACTTTCAATGAAAATACTCTCAAGAAAATGATAGACTTCTTTGCAAGAGAGGCCGGAATATAG